The window GTCTTCCTTGAAAGGTTATTTTTGATCTTGCTATTATAGTGCATATGGTATGCCAATGTGTATTTACGTTGCTGCAGAATGTCTGCAGCAACTTATGAAGAAGTCATTCCATGCATACTGAACAGCCTTCAGTCTCGATTATCGTAAGGATAAAACACAGTCCGAAACTCCTTCAAAGGGCCTTAAAAAGTATTGCGGCACAGACGTTCAGGAAGATAGAGGTCGTGCTTGTTGATGACGGGTCCTTTATGCTTGCTGAGGATGAGATGCAGGGGATCCTTGGGCATATTCCGCTCAGCCGTGTCAGATGTGAAAAGGACACCGGGAACACTCATTCGGGGAATACCGGTATCCGGCGTGCCAGAGGGAAATACATCGGTTTCCTTGATGATAAAGACGCGTTATACCCTGAACATGTTGAAGTGCTGAGAAACCTTCTGGCCGGCAGTGATTACAAGGTAGTCTATGCAAACTGCGAGGCGGTATCTCTCTCGTGCGTTCCCGGTACAGATGCGTTTGATGAGATATCCGAGGGGAGCCAGGGAATGTGGGGGCCTTCATCCGATGTGAGACTGTTTGAGGATGCGGTTCCATTGTCATCGATACTCTTTGACAATGATATTCTCAGGAGCAGCGGCGGGTTCGATGCAACGCTCGGAATGTTCGAAGACTGGGACCTGATTATCCGCATTTTTTCCCTGACGCCTTTCTATCATGTAGCGGCAGTCACTTCCAGATATACGCGGGAGATCAGGGATTGCGGGCTTCCCGCGACAGATCCGGACCAGCTCAGGTCCGCGTATATCAGGGTGCTGGAGAAGCATACAGAGAAGATCACGCCGCACACAATATATTCTTATCTGACGTGCAAGGAAGAGTTCAGGCGTGAACAGGAGAGGCTCATCAGAAGCCTTGAGGACGAGCTGTTACGGCAGAAGAAATATCTCGGCCATGCAGGAAGTGCACCGGCGGATTCCGGACCTCCCGGTGATCAGATGTCTGCTGTCGGACACCTCACCGATATCAGGAAGCAGCTGGATGAAAAAAACAGCTATATTGAAGAGATCCACCGGAGCCTCGGATGGAAGATGCTGATGTTTTACCGGCAGAAAATAAAGACTTTTGTGGCTCCTGAAGGGACAAAGCGGCAGAAATTCTACCGTCTTGCGCTTGCCAGCATGCCCCTGCTCAGGGAAAAGGGGGCCCCCTTTGTCTTCAGAAAAGCGAAGAACGTGCTGCGCCGGCTGAGGGCTGAAAAAAATATAGAAAAGGAACAGTACCATATCCCCGCGATTCATGATGAAATACCCGGCACGGCAGATGTCAGGGTATCTGTGGTGATTCCGACAAGAAATGCAGGCAGAGACTTCCGTTATACCCTCGAAAAAATATCGGGGCAGAAAGGCATCAGGGAGATTGAACTGATCATCGTCGACTCAGGCTCTGAGGACGGCACCCTTGCGCTGGCAGAGAGGTATGGCGCACGTGTCTTTTCGGTGAACCCGTTTGACTTCAATCACGGGGCTACCAGGAATTTCGGAGCTGAAAAAGCGTCGGGGGATTTTCTGGTATTCATGTCGCAGGATGCGATACCGATTGGTGACCTCTGCCTTTTCAATCTGATCAGCAAAATGCATCAGGACATGGGGATCGCCGCCGCGACCTTAAAACAGGTCCCGAGAAGCGACGCAGATCTGTTTTCATGCTGGCAGCTCTGGTTTTATAACGACAGGCTGCTCAGATATTCGGAAGACTTTGTTGCGGCCCTGAACACCGCATATCCTGAAGGCGTTTCCCCCGAAGAGAAAAGGAGACTCATGCAGATAGACAATGTCTTTTCCTGTTTCCGGAGAGAGGTGTTCAACAGGTTCAGATTCAGGGAGATTGCATATGCAGAGGATCTGGACCTCGGCAGGAGACTGATCGAAGGCGGGCATAAAATACTGTTCATGATTTCATCGGGCGTGATCCATTCCCACAACAGGCCTGCTGAATATTTTTTCAGGAGAGGATATATTGACACAAGGACACTGCTTCAGCTTCTCCGCCATGAACCGATCAATTGGGAAAATGTCGGGATTACCTCGGTCGAGCAGATGCTGGCATATCTCTATTCACTGTACAAGAGGGTGAACTACTCGATGGAGGAATTTGCATTTTCCTCCGGGGACGGATATCCGCTTGACCAGTTGATATCAGCAATCAAAAGCCAGATTCAGGATACCCGGAATCCCCTCGTTCTTCGCGGAGAACCGGGGATCGACAGGCTTTTCACAAGATTCTTCTCGGGGAGTTTCCATCAGAACGGAAAAAGCATGCCGGCAGGGGATGATATCCTTATGCATCAGTATTTCATGTTTCTGGACAGTTTCTCTGAATATCTCACCGGAAGCAATATGCGAGTTGTTCCGGGAAACATGAAAAAGGAACTGATCGAGACATTGTATAAACTCTTTGCCTGGACATCCGGTGCAACTATCGGGAATTTCATCGCCTTTTCGGAAAGCAGGGGGGAGTCCTACCGGAACTCCTATGTGGAAACGATACTGGGGAACTGAGCATGAACATACTTTATGTAGTCAATGATTTCTTCCCGATGTATTACGGAGGCGTTGAAAGATATGTCCTGAATATCAGCAAACAGATGCAGAAATCAGGACATGCCGTAAAAGTCCTCACCTACGGGATGGATGACAGAACCCGGGGATACGCCTCGAAAGGGAAGATACTGCATAAACAGTATACATATGAAAATATCCCGGTGATATCAGTCAGACATCCGGATATCCCTCCTGATATCGGATTCAGAATCGGTGACGACATGATTGAACATGACCTCTTCGGGATCATTCAGCAGGAAAACGCGGACGTCATTCATGTTGCCCATCCCATGAAACTGAATCCGGTGGTCAATATCGCTTCAGAGCTGCATATCCCGTCAGTGCTGACGCTGACTGATTTCTGGCTCCTCTGCCCAAGGGGGAGGTTTTTCAAGCCGGACTATTCCGCCTGCAATTCCCCCATGAACGGCGTGAAATGCATCAGGGAATGCGGGATAGACTCCTCGGTCACCGAGCGGTACAAAAAGGCCGGGGAGATATTCCGGAAGGCTGCAAAAATAATCGCCCCTTCACGGTTCATTATCAGGGTTTTTGAAAACAACGGCTGGGACAAGGAGATCGCCCTGGTCAGGCATGGTTTTGCGCATGGCTGTGCTCGGGAAGCTGCAAAGAAACGCACGCGTGAAAACGGGTCCGTTGTGTTCGGGTATACAGGGCTGATCACAAAATTCAAGGGGCTTGACCTTCTGGTCGAATCGTTCCGGAACATCAGGAACAGGAACATCTCTTTGTATATCTACGGGGATATTTATCAGGAATGGGTGTGGGAACGGACTTTTTACGAGGATCTGGTGCAATCCGCTCAGGGGGACAGCCGGGTAAGGTTTATGGGGAGATATACCCATAACGACCTGCCGGAAATATTCAGTACGATAGATATCAACGTAATCCCGTCCACCACACTCGAAAGCTACGGGCTTGTCGTTACCGAAAGCATCTCGTACAATGTCCCGGTAATCGTCTCTGATATTGTGGGAAGCGCATATGAATATGTGTCAGACGGCCTGAACGGATTCATTTTCCCTGTGAATTCTCCCGGGCAGCTCGGGCAGATCATGCAGCGCATTGCAGATAATCCGCGGCTGATCGATTCATTGCGGGATAATATTGTGCTTCCGCCCCGGATCGAAGAGGAGGCCTTCATGCTTGAAGGTATTTACAAGGAATTGGTCCGTTGATTCATTACGCAGGATTATGCCACAGATATCAATTATAATCAGGACAAAGAATGAAGAGGATTCCGTCGGGATGACCCTGCAGGGCATTTTCCGTCAAAAGGGAGACCTTTCTCCCGAGGTGCTCGTCATAGACTCGGGTTCTACGGACAGGACGCTTGAAATCGCGGGCACCTATCCGGTAAAGATCATCACCATCCCACCTTCAGATTTCACTTACGGGCATGCGCTCAACCGGGGCATCAGGGAATCTTCAGGGAAGATTGCCTGTCTTCTTTCCGCGCATTCCGTTCCCGAGGGAACAGAATGGCTTGCTGAACTGGTGAAGCCGATAACAGGTGGAACTGCCCATGCCACGTATGGCAGGCAGATTCCTGTGAAGGGGGTAAATCCTTTTGAGGAAGTATCCCTCAGCAGGCATTTCCCTGAGACCGAACGTGCTGCGGGCAGGGTGCCGTTCTCGAATGCAAACTGTGCCTTTCTCCGGCAGATGTGGGAGAAGGTGCAGTTCGATGAGAAACTGACGAGCTGGGAGGATTACCTCTGGTATATTCTCCTGAAAGATTCCTATACGTTCAGGTACTGTCCGAGGGCGGCTGTTTCCCATTCGCATCCTTTCTCTGTCAGGGATATTGTGCAAAGAAGGTATAATGACGGCATGGCATTCAGGATGATAAAGGATACCTACGGGATAGATGTCGTGGAAGACCTGTATCCGGGCATGACCGCCAAACTCAGGATGTTTCTCTCAGACATGGCAAGTCATGCAGTTTTTTTCAGTAAGAAGGGGTACAAAAAATATATTCTATTGATACCCGTTGTGAGGATATGCGCATATTTTACTTATTGGAGGGGCTTCAGATCGGCAGGATGAAAAATCCGGACAACTTCAGGATGCAGAGATAATGCAGCAGGAAAACCTTCTGGTTTCCATCATAGTAAGGACAAAGGACCGGCCGGCACTGCTCAGGCGGGCACTGAAGAGCATCGCTGCGCAGACATACCGTCCGATAGAGGTTGTCCTTGTGAACGACGGCGGATGCGATCTCGATGTCGAAGAACTGGGGCGAATCCTCGGCAATGCTTCGCTGAACTATATCAGGCTCCGCGAGAACAGGGGAAGGGCGCGTGCAGGGAATACGGGCATCGAAAACGCCCGGGGAGACTATATAGGCTTCCTGGACGACGACGACGAATTCTACCCGGAACATATTTCGACACTCATGTCTTTTCTGAAAGACAGCGAGTATCGTATTGCGTATACGGATTCACTCATGGTGTACGCAAGATATCACGACTCTACCGGTGAGATGGAGGTGATGCGGAAGGAAGTAATGTTCTCTCACGATTTTGATTTTGACCTCCTTGTCTTTGAAAATTATATCCCCCTGCTGTGCCTGCTGTTTGCGCGTGAGACTGTCCTGAGCGTGTCTGGTTTCGATGAATCGTTCGATCTCTATGAGGATTGGGACATGCTTATTCGGTTGGGGGAGATTCAGCCCTTTCATCATATCAGGAAGACAACAGCAGAATACAGCCAGTGGAGTCTGACGTCCCAGATATCACAGTGGAACATGGATTCGGATCTCCTGAAACAGGCCTGTCTCAGGGTCCTGAACAAGCATCTTCACAAATTCACTGCATTGAGGATTCATGATCATCTCTCAAGGAGCCTCGTCGTGAAAAAGCTCGAGCAGAGGATCAACCAGTTACGCGAAACAGAAAAAGAGGGGCAAAGGCTTGAGGAGTTGCTGCAGGCAAAGGAACAGCTTGTCAGCGAGATAATGAATACCAGAGGCTGGAGGCTGTTGCAGCACTACAGGCATATCAGGGATGGGTTCCGTGCCCTGTATTCCGGGAAGACGCAGGGAAATCTCCTGCTGAAAGGGCTGAAAACCCTGAAAACGCAGGGACTGAAAGCACTGGTGTTCAAGATGAACAAGAAACTGCTCTTCTCCCAGTCGATAAAACAGCCGAATCCGGTCGATTTCTCTTCCCTGCCGGTCCGCAGTGTTTCCGGGTCCGATATCGTACACCCGCTTGAGTCAAGGATATCAGTCATCATTCCTACGAAAAATGCAGGCAGGGACTTTGAATATATTCTCCAGAAAATATCCCGGCAGGAGGGAATCAGGGAGATAGAACTTCTTATCATTGACTCAGGTTCCGGGGACGGGACTGTAGACATCGCGAAAAAATATACTGAACACGTCTTTCAGGTCAGCCCTGATGAGTTCCACCATGCGAAGACCCGCAATTTCGGCGCTGAGATGGCAACAGGCGAATTCCTCGTATTTACCGTGCAGGATGCCATTCCTGCAGGGGCACAGTGGCTGTATAAACTTGTCTCTCCTTTGTCCGCTGGAGAGGCATCTGCGGTTTCTGCGCGGCAGATTCCACGCTCGGACGCGGACCTCTTTGCAGGCTGGTCATACTGGGACCACGACCTCCGGTATCTTGGAAATGACCGTGAAAGAATCTCTCAGGTTACACCTGAAGCATTCCTGAAACTCTCTCTTCAGGAGAAAAGATCGCTCGCCTGTCTGGATAATGTATGTTTGGGGATTGCGAAAAAAACATTTGATACATATCGGTTCCGTGCCGGGTATGCGGAAGATTTTGAACTCGGCATGCGGATGATCAGCGAAGGGCACCCTCTCATGTTTCAGTCATCGAATGCGGTCATCCATTCCCACAGCAGGCCGCCTGTCTATTATTTCAGGCGAAGCTGTGCAGATACGCTCATCATGGCGGACATTCTGCAGACAGAGCATGAGGAGATCGATGAAGAATCAGTTACGGGGGCGATCAGCTATTGCTATGCAATACTGAAAGCGGCTATCGACGAATTACACAGAGACCGGAATCTTCCGACCAATCCCGAGAAACTGGTTCATGTCCTGCTGAATCTCCTCTATGACAAGATGACCTGGTTCAATCCTTCATGGCAGAACATCTGTGGAGATCAGCTTCTTGATGAATATTTCAGAAATATCAGGCCTGGATCAAGGAAAGAGATCGTGTCTGAACTGTATTCAGAAATGGCGGGCAAGCTGTACCGCTTCTCTCAATTCATGAGGGCGTATGCAGACATTCAGCCTTTCGGGGAAGACTTCACTGCCTGTCTTTACAAGATATTCAGTGTTACAGCCGGAAATTTTCTCGGCAGACATTCTCAGATACAGAGCAAATCCCTCTGCGGGGGTATTTAAATGAGGATACTTCTTGGTGTGCACCAGTTCTTCCCAAAATATTACGCAGGTACGGAACGATATGTGCTGAATCTCGCACGGCAGTTCCAGAGGTTTGGCCACCAGGTAAAGGTTCTGACTTATGCGTTCAACGAAGACGGGCACTTCCAGAAAGGCTATTCCCCGAAGATGTACAGGAAGGAATATTCATACCAGGGAGTACCTGTTGTCGCGTTAAAGCATGCGCATCAGCCGGATGACCACAGTTTTCTTTTCAATTTTTTCGATGACGAGATATACAGGGAAGTGAAGATGATGCTCGAACGCGATGATCCCTATGATATCTTCCATTGTGCCCATCCGTTCCGTATCGCTTCTTCTGTCCCCGCTGCCAGGGAGACAGGGTGCAAGGTTGTTGCCATGATTACGGATTATTTCCTGATGTGTCCGCACGGAATCATGCTCCGTCTCGACAACACCCTCTGCACCGGTCCGGAAGAAGGAAGGAATTGCAGAAAATACTGTTTCAGCAGGGTGACTGCACACACCTGGCAGAAAAGGATGGCCCAGGCCCGTGATGTGGTAAGTCTCTGTGATTGCATGCTTTCGCCTTCCCGTTTTCTCATCGGGCTTTTTGACTATTCCGGTGTCATCCCTGCCAGCCACTTTGCTCTGTCGCGGCACGGGTTTGACTATGCACTGAAGCAAAACTGGGTGTTAAAGGAACCGGGAAAGACGATTACCTTCGGCTACATCGGTACGATACAGTATCATAAAGGGGTACATATCATGCTTGAAGGTTTCAGCAAGTGCAGTGCACCACAGATCAGGCTGCAGGTCTGGGGCGGTTGTTACGGAGATGAAGGCTACCAGAAACGAATCACGAAAATGGCGAAAAAGGACCCGCGCATCGAAATCAAGGGCCCTTACGACTATGAACGGATCGGAGAAACGCTCAGGGAAATCGACGCTGTTGTTGTTCCCTCCATATGGTATGAGAACGCGCCGCTTACCATTCTCTCAGGGCTTGCCTTCGGTATCCCGGTAATCACCTCTGACATCGGGGGAATGCGCGAGATGGTTGAGGATGGCAAGAACGGATTTATCTTTAGGGTTGGCAGCCCTGACAGCCTCGCAGAAAAAATGAAGCTGATTGCGGAAGAGCCCGGGGTCCTCTCCTCAATACGAAAAACCGCCGGTTTCCCGATCCGGATTGAAGAAGAAGCGCTGAATGCTGAGATGGTGTTCAGGGGGCTGCTGCAGTGACAGATATCCGTAATCCCTCACTGTCGGTCGTGATCCGTACAAAAAATGAAGAGAAACATATCGGCGAAGTTCTCGCACGTTTGGGCGAGCAGGTCTATGAAGGCCGTACAGAAGTAGTACTCGTGGATTCTGGTTCCTCTGACGAAACCGTGACTGTTGCAGACCGTTTTGGCTGCCGAATCATACATATGAAACCCCGGGAGTTTTCTTTCGGCCGTGCATTGAACAGGGGGATCATGCAGGCAGCGGGAGAAATTATTATCTTCCTCAGCGGCCATTCTGTTCCTGCAGGAAAAGACTACTTCAGTAAGATGGTAAAACCTTTTGCGGATCCTGAGATGGCAGCGACATTCGGCAGGGATATCCCCTGGCCCGATGCCTGTCCTTCGCAGGCGAGGGACATTCTCAACCACTTTCCAGACTCTGACCTTGAGGGAAGCAAATTCTCGAATGCGAATGCAGCGGTGAGAAGGAAAATATGGGAGCAGGTACCCTTCGACGAACAGCTGACTGCGTGTGAAGATCTGCTCTGGGCACAAAAAGTGATGGGTCTCGGGTACAGGATTACATATGTTCCCGGGGCAAGTGTCTATCATTCACATACTGCATCACCTTACTATATCTTCAGGCGATATCTCAGGGAAAGGAGTTCGGTCAGGAAGATACTCGATCTTCCGGGCCTTGCGATCAAAGACATTCTGAAGAACAGCTTCTGGCATATCAAATGCGATTTCCGGTTCGTAAGGGAAAGATCTTATGGGTTCCGCTGGTATTTCCACATACCGCTCTACAGGCTGTCCCAGGAGATCGGGCTCTATATAGGAAGCAGACGCGCAGAGCAGGGGAGGGGGTCGGTTGGATAGCACGCGCAAGAAAATCCTGATGGTCATTCATTGTTTCCTTCCCGAATGTGTGGGAGGTACGGAGTTTTACACCTATAATCTGTCCAGGGAACTGAAAGCGCGGGGATTTGACGTATGCATCCTTACTGCGTTTGACGACGGCAAAGCCGGGAGGTACGAGCTGCAAAAAACAGAATTTGAGGAATTAAAGGTCATTAGGGTGATGAATTCCCCTTACCTTGCAAAGACTTTTCTCGATTATTTCATAGATCCTAACATCGATAGTATTTTCAGGAGGATACTGAGTGAGGAAAAGCCCGATATTATCCATTTCCAGCATATTCCCTATCTCTCCGGCAATCTGCCCGAAATAGCTCATCAGATGGGTGTCCCCGGCGTGTTTACCCTGCACGATTACTGGTACATGTGTTACAGAAGCCAGCTGATACGTCCGGGCCTCGGTACGTGTCCTGGTCCGTCGGGAGGACTGTTTTGCGCCTCTTGCCTCGATGCCGCGCCGAACGGCGCCGCCCCGGACTTCCGGTTACCGCTTCTGCAGAGGGTCCTTGAATGGCCAATGGTGAGGAAACTGAACCTGAAGGATAAAATCCCTCCTGACATGAAGGCAAAACTGAAAAAACTCCTGCTGCGGCAGACCCCTTCTGTTACGCACGAAACAATCCAGAATCCTTACATTGTGACTATCCTTGAAAACAAATACCGCCTCGATTTCTTTAAGAGGCAGCTTGTATTCCCGGATTTTGTGTTAAGCCCTTCTGTCCACCTGAAAAGAAGGTATGAGAGCGAGGGGTTCAGGGAGATTGTGCATCTGCCACTCGGGTTCTACCGCGTGAAAAAGGTGGAGATTCTCCCTTTCGCCGGAAAGCTCAGAATTGCCTATCTCGGGAATCTCATGCCGTTCAAGGGGCCGGACGTGATACTCCGGGAACTTTCGGGACTCGAAGGGGAAAAACAGA is drawn from Nitrospirota bacterium and contains these coding sequences:
- a CDS encoding glycosyltransferase; this translates as MPQISIIIRTKNEEDSVGMTLQGIFRQKGDLSPEVLVIDSGSTDRTLEIAGTYPVKIITIPPSDFTYGHALNRGIRESSGKIACLLSAHSVPEGTEWLAELVKPITGGTAHATYGRQIPVKGVNPFEEVSLSRHFPETERAAGRVPFSNANCAFLRQMWEKVQFDEKLTSWEDYLWYILLKDSYTFRYCPRAAVSHSHPFSVRDIVQRRYNDGMAFRMIKDTYGIDVVEDLYPGMTAKLRMFLSDMASHAVFFSKKGYKKYILLIPVVRICAYFTYWRGFRSAG
- a CDS encoding glycosyltransferase, translating into MHTEQPSVSIIVRIKHSPKLLQRALKSIAAQTFRKIEVVLVDDGSFMLAEDEMQGILGHIPLSRVRCEKDTGNTHSGNTGIRRARGKYIGFLDDKDALYPEHVEVLRNLLAGSDYKVVYANCEAVSLSCVPGTDAFDEISEGSQGMWGPSSDVRLFEDAVPLSSILFDNDILRSSGGFDATLGMFEDWDLIIRIFSLTPFYHVAAVTSRYTREIRDCGLPATDPDQLRSAYIRVLEKHTEKITPHTIYSYLTCKEEFRREQERLIRSLEDELLRQKKYLGHAGSAPADSGPPGDQMSAVGHLTDIRKQLDEKNSYIEEIHRSLGWKMLMFYRQKIKTFVAPEGTKRQKFYRLALASMPLLREKGAPFVFRKAKNVLRRLRAEKNIEKEQYHIPAIHDEIPGTADVRVSVVIPTRNAGRDFRYTLEKISGQKGIREIELIIVDSGSEDGTLALAERYGARVFSVNPFDFNHGATRNFGAEKASGDFLVFMSQDAIPIGDLCLFNLISKMHQDMGIAAATLKQVPRSDADLFSCWQLWFYNDRLLRYSEDFVAALNTAYPEGVSPEEKRRLMQIDNVFSCFRREVFNRFRFREIAYAEDLDLGRRLIEGGHKILFMISSGVIHSHNRPAEYFFRRGYIDTRTLLQLLRHEPINWENVGITSVEQMLAYLYSLYKRVNYSMEEFAFSSGDGYPLDQLISAIKSQIQDTRNPLVLRGEPGIDRLFTRFFSGSFHQNGKSMPAGDDILMHQYFMFLDSFSEYLTGSNMRVVPGNMKKELIETLYKLFAWTSGATIGNFIAFSESRGESYRNSYVETILGN
- a CDS encoding glycosyltransferase, with the protein product MNILYVVNDFFPMYYGGVERYVLNISKQMQKSGHAVKVLTYGMDDRTRGYASKGKILHKQYTYENIPVISVRHPDIPPDIGFRIGDDMIEHDLFGIIQQENADVIHVAHPMKLNPVVNIASELHIPSVLTLTDFWLLCPRGRFFKPDYSACNSPMNGVKCIRECGIDSSVTERYKKAGEIFRKAAKIIAPSRFIIRVFENNGWDKEIALVRHGFAHGCAREAAKKRTRENGSVVFGYTGLITKFKGLDLLVESFRNIRNRNISLYIYGDIYQEWVWERTFYEDLVQSAQGDSRVRFMGRYTHNDLPEIFSTIDINVIPSTTLESYGLVVTESISYNVPVIVSDIVGSAYEYVSDGLNGFIFPVNSPGQLGQIMQRIADNPRLIDSLRDNIVLPPRIEEEAFMLEGIYKELVR
- a CDS encoding glycosyltransferase family 2 protein; this encodes MQQENLLVSIIVRTKDRPALLRRALKSIAAQTYRPIEVVLVNDGGCDLDVEELGRILGNASLNYIRLRENRGRARAGNTGIENARGDYIGFLDDDDEFYPEHISTLMSFLKDSEYRIAYTDSLMVYARYHDSTGEMEVMRKEVMFSHDFDFDLLVFENYIPLLCLLFARETVLSVSGFDESFDLYEDWDMLIRLGEIQPFHHIRKTTAEYSQWSLTSQISQWNMDSDLLKQACLRVLNKHLHKFTALRIHDHLSRSLVVKKLEQRINQLRETEKEGQRLEELLQAKEQLVSEIMNTRGWRLLQHYRHIRDGFRALYSGKTQGNLLLKGLKTLKTQGLKALVFKMNKKLLFSQSIKQPNPVDFSSLPVRSVSGSDIVHPLESRISVIIPTKNAGRDFEYILQKISRQEGIREIELLIIDSGSGDGTVDIAKKYTEHVFQVSPDEFHHAKTRNFGAEMATGEFLVFTVQDAIPAGAQWLYKLVSPLSAGEASAVSARQIPRSDADLFAGWSYWDHDLRYLGNDRERISQVTPEAFLKLSLQEKRSLACLDNVCLGIAKKTFDTYRFRAGYAEDFELGMRMISEGHPLMFQSSNAVIHSHSRPPVYYFRRSCADTLIMADILQTEHEEIDEESVTGAISYCYAILKAAIDELHRDRNLPTNPEKLVHVLLNLLYDKMTWFNPSWQNICGDQLLDEYFRNIRPGSRKEIVSELYSEMAGKLYRFSQFMRAYADIQPFGEDFTACLYKIFSVTAGNFLGRHSQIQSKSLCGGI
- a CDS encoding glycosyltransferase family 4 protein produces the protein MRILLGVHQFFPKYYAGTERYVLNLARQFQRFGHQVKVLTYAFNEDGHFQKGYSPKMYRKEYSYQGVPVVALKHAHQPDDHSFLFNFFDDEIYREVKMMLERDDPYDIFHCAHPFRIASSVPAARETGCKVVAMITDYFLMCPHGIMLRLDNTLCTGPEEGRNCRKYCFSRVTAHTWQKRMAQARDVVSLCDCMLSPSRFLIGLFDYSGVIPASHFALSRHGFDYALKQNWVLKEPGKTITFGYIGTIQYHKGVHIMLEGFSKCSAPQIRLQVWGGCYGDEGYQKRITKMAKKDPRIEIKGPYDYERIGETLREIDAVVVPSIWYENAPLTILSGLAFGIPVITSDIGGMREMVEDGKNGFIFRVGSPDSLAEKMKLIAEEPGVLSSIRKTAGFPIRIEEEALNAEMVFRGLLQ
- a CDS encoding glycosyltransferase, whose translation is MDSTRKKILMVIHCFLPECVGGTEFYTYNLSRELKARGFDVCILTAFDDGKAGRYELQKTEFEELKVIRVMNSPYLAKTFLDYFIDPNIDSIFRRILSEEKPDIIHFQHIPYLSGNLPEIAHQMGVPGVFTLHDYWYMCYRSQLIRPGLGTCPGPSGGLFCASCLDAAPNGAAPDFRLPLLQRVLEWPMVRKLNLKDKIPPDMKAKLKKLLLRQTPSVTHETIQNPYIVTILENKYRLDFFKRQLVFPDFVLSPSVHLKRRYESEGFREIVHLPLGFYRVKKVEILPFAGKLRIAYLGNLMPFKGPDVILRELSGLEGEKQKMLELNFHGRMNDKEYFKSIEELADRFPQGVVTFHGGYRSDTDLHGIFSHNHLVIFPSLWEENYPLVVREALLHGVPVIGSKLGGVPEAIEEGINGFVFDPYKEGDLREKISVILGNPGMIETLTRGARDTRIESMEDHVEKMLGIYVKLISS
- a CDS encoding glycosyltransferase; its protein translation is MTDIRNPSLSVVIRTKNEEKHIGEVLARLGEQVYEGRTEVVLVDSGSSDETVTVADRFGCRIIHMKPREFSFGRALNRGIMQAAGEIIIFLSGHSVPAGKDYFSKMVKPFADPEMAATFGRDIPWPDACPSQARDILNHFPDSDLEGSKFSNANAAVRRKIWEQVPFDEQLTACEDLLWAQKVMGLGYRITYVPGASVYHSHTASPYYIFRRYLRERSSVRKILDLPGLAIKDILKNSFWHIKCDFRFVRERSYGFRWYFHIPLYRLSQEIGLYIGSRRAEQGRGSVG